The Amblyomma americanum isolate KBUSLIRL-KWMA chromosome 5, ASM5285725v1, whole genome shotgun sequence genome window below encodes:
- the LOC144134900 gene encoding uncharacterized protein LOC144134900 encodes MSTISQTKVDTAEGSDAEATDNRVVLKLRKPIKSQRHVAWHQDTVDNENLNRRKTKFCYVYVKPLKFGESSSDSEDEESEHCHDHVEPGQKGSALSGTVTTVEDSATGAAAPTNTEIETVTSAPPQSASRGRVAWAADTVDNENMNKCKSKCCCIFEKQREFGESSSDSEVDDCPNCRGHKENSRNNADNPTDLVLGNLLVVHGDAS; translated from the coding sequence ATGTCCACTATCTCGCAAACAAAAGTTGACACCGCGGAAGGCTCGGATGCGGAGGCCACCGACAACCGCGTCGTGCTGAAGCTGAGGAAGCCGATCAAGAGCCAGCGCCACGTCGCCTGGCACCAGGACACCGTCGACAACGAGAACCTGAACCGGCGAAAGACGAAGTTCTGCTATGTGTACGTCAAGCCACTCAAGTTTGGCGAGAGCTCGTCAGATAGCGAGGACGAGGaaagcgagcactgccacgaccaCGTCGAACCTGGACAGAAGGGATCGGCGCTCTCCGGTACAGTGACTACAGTCGAAGACTCAGCGACGGGTGCTGCTGCGCCGACAAACACCGAAATTGAGACTGTTACTAGCGCGCCTCCGCAGTCGGCATCTAGAGGTCGCGTCGCTTGGGCCGCGGACACGGTGGATAACGAGAACATGAACAAGTGCAAGTCCAAGTGCTGCTGCATCTTCGAGAAGCAGCGAGAGTTTGGTGAGAGCTCGTCGGACAGCGAGGTTGACGACTGCCCTAATTGCCGCGGACACAAGGAGAACTCCAGGAATAATGCGGACAATCCCACTGATCTCGTGCTGGGCAACCTGCTCGTGGTACATGGCGACGCCTCGTGA